cagatcaaaaaaaatggtgTTTTCCAGTTGTAATGGATATAAGCTTTTCAAGATATGGAGAAAGAACCGCACGggcaaattttttaattgcaAAACTTATATTGATCTTCGcctaaaaaaaagaaaaaagcgAATACTTGTAGTGCAGGAAGATAGAGTAGATGTGCTTTCTGGAGTAGATCAATGCAACTCTGGACGTAAACTTCGGTGCACTTTATCGAACCTGAGTGCAGTATTTGAGTGTgctcaaaaacaaataaggGAGTAAGCTTTCCACAATAATATGTAATCTTGTTTGAGAAAAGGCCACCGGTGTTTCAAAAGCAAGTTTTGGCAGTAGGACTGGTCGGTGATGTGTAGATCAGAGTCTATTTGCAAATGGAGTAGAGGCTAAAACGGTTGGGGAATAAAAGTATTAATGATGGTAGACTATGATTTGCGTGGCCACATTAACTATAGGTCAGTGCCTGTTTTCTTCCTTGAGTGAAATGAATACTTGAATATGCTCTTGACGTTTCTTAGTGTGTTGGAAATAATTTGtaagatcaaaaaaaaatagaggATATTTGTCCCTAATGGCAAAGCCTATGAAGAATGCAATGCCATTGACGTATTAACCGaatattttgtttcagAGTTAGAGAGCATCGATTTTTCCCATGAGATGGCCTCTTCGTTAACAAATTTTCCTGGGCTTTTCATTGCGGATTGCACAGGCGATTTGGAAAGGCCGACGTGTTTAATTCGTCATTCTGATCCATGTTGCATGGCTCGTTCCGTGTGCTATCCCCCCCCCACTTCCCAGgttatgcgatgagcttcgAACGTTTCTTATGTCCCCATTATAAAATAAGCAAGTGCATATTATTAGGGATATTCATTGATTGCTTTGATGGTAGTGAAAACAGTAGAGGGAAATGGCGGAAAGAATTGAAGTATATAGGTATAGTAAAATCTTTGTATAGTAAAcaattttgtttctttatttgaaaaactaAAGCTACatttaaataaaaaaaaaacttctTTGGGCAAATATGAATGTTAAGGTGAATGAAAGGAAAGATCAAAGAATGTGGGAATGTGAGGGGGGTCGGTTAAAGGCGGCATTTACATACCTTCTGTTTGCTTTAACAGGTGAGCTTTCAACTCGCCTTGCACAGTGGCGACGACTTCACCGTCTCTAAGCAGGTATCCTGGCTCTGTGGGCTCTTCTTTCAAGATAGTGGTGATCTTACCCATGTTCTCCTTACCGTAGTGCTTCTCTTGCTTAGCCATGAACTCCTCGTAACCTTTCAAAGTGGTCAGCTCTACTGGGGCACTCTGTAGGAAAGACCCAGTTGAGTGTGTAGTGTCGTTATTACCAGTCTTGTACATTTAAAACAGTCTAATGTTATGTGATCTTGCAATCTAGTCTTCTAGCGATCTTTGTAATCTAGTCTTCTAGCGATCTTTGCAATCTTTTGTATAGTTGTAATAATCTCCTAAATAGACTCTTATATATAGATCAAAGGGAAGCCCTCTTCTACTTGGAGGGGGGGGAACAGGGTTTTATACTTGATCATGAAGGAAAGCCCGGTATTTCACCCAGAATGCAGAGAAACACACGTACCAAAAGAATTAATAATCCTGCAATTAGAAGAGTAGCCACATACACTACACTACACTACACTACACTACACACTACACAGCAGAGAAACAAAAGGAGTATTACGTGTATAATTACTCCCAGCAGAGATGGAGTTACCCGGAACCTCAAGCCGTGCGTATGTACATTTACCATCACATGACATGCCAAAACGTATGGAGTGCATAGAGAAGGAAATAGAAGAATGACGTCATTTTGaaataagaagaaggaCCAGAGAAAGCTGATTCAATCGATCTCTTGCAAGCGTGGTGTCCCGCTCTGTCTAGGGGAAAGGTAGTTTCTACAGGAGGGGAATCCTAGGACACGAAGGTGTGCAGAGGGATGTGGATGATGTACACGCCTACTCAAATGACATCACCATGCAAAGAGTCCTCTTACTCTTGGTGGCAATAACTGATAACGGTAGACATGTGATATCGTATTAATGTACTGTTTTGAAGGAGGAAAAAGTTGCTTCGTTGTATTGGGAGAGGATAAACAATCTTCCACCCCCCCCCTCACTGACTACAACAAATAATCGTGTCTTCCTCCTTATTACCATTGTTACTTTTAAAAAGGCTTCTTTAAAGAAACTGTAATTATTGAGGACTAATATACCTAACTTCTAAACATATAATAGCTAGGAAAACCAGGAATTAATAAAAGTAAATAATGTCTTTGAGCCGTGAGGATAGTGTGTTTTTGACCAAGTTGGCTGAGCAAGCCGAGAGATATGAGGAGATGGTGGAGAACATGAAGGATGTTGCCTCTGCTGGACAGGAGTTGAGTGTCGAGGAG
This window of the Nakaseomyces glabratus chromosome L, complete sequence genome carries:
- a CDS encoding uncharacterized protein (CAGL0L06248g~Ortholog(s) have cytoplasm, nucleus localization) — its product is MYKTGNNDTTHSTGSFLQSAPVELTTLKGYEEFMAKQEKHYGKENMGKITTILKEEPTEPGYLLRDGEVVATVQGELKAHLLKQTEGM